A window of Candidatus Nitrospira allomarina genomic DNA:
TCTAAAAGATGGCAGATTAGCTTTCCACTGGTATCGGAATCTGGCGATCGGGTATCACTACATGTGAGCACCATGCAGACCAAAAATGATGACCTCTGTGCTTTGTGTGTGAGATGAGACGGTTGAGATTGGTCGGTATGTAATCCATGTTCTTTATGATGTTGATGTTCATCCATGCTTTACCCATATAGGAAAAACCTGACTATTAAGACCAAACGGAATCCGGTTTGAGCTGGGCCGCAGGCTCTCCTTTTTTTATGTGCTCATCCAAAATTACCGCCACATCGGAGTCTTTAACTTGAGAGTACCAGGTTCCTGTCGGATAGACGACAACGTTAGGGCCACTTTCGCAGGGCCCGAGGCAAGTTGTCCCAGTGACTAGTACCTCGCCAGGTTGGACGCCACGTTCAATCAAGCCCATATTGAGTGCCATCAATAAATTTTGAGCACCCGCAGCTCCACAAGAAGGCTTGGGGTGACCAGGAGGACGGGAATTCGTGCATACCAGAATATGATACTTCGGTTTTGGCATAAATACTCCTTCTCAACGAATAGGTGAAAGAGAGAAAAATTCAATCGAAAAAATGAACGAAAGGCTCATTGAGAGCGAAACAGATTCCACATGTCCACGCATTCATCCGGTAACTTCCAATGCTTAACTCCCGCAAGAATCCAATCTAAATAATGATCTTTGGCTTTAAATTTTCCAATGCTTTGGGCTACGTGCGTGCTTACGAACTCTTTTTCTCCTTCCTGAGTGAACACATGGACCTCAACATGACGAAATGCTCCCTCTGGAAGATCGCCCTCGAATTTGTCCATTTCTTGGACATCCTCCTGGGTGAGCTCAAAAACACCTCCCCACACTCGCTCACCAGCAGAAGGGGCAATGGTGGCTAATCCACAACGCCATTGGTTGGACCACCGCCCGAATTTGATGGTGTGGTCTGGGACGTATGCCATAAATAAAAATTGTGCTTCAGGAGCACGTCGTTTGAGCTGTGTGGGATTCAAATTGTCCGCATAAATAAAAAATCGCATGGGTTAAGTCCTGTCTGTTTAGGGGAAAGGTAGTATTACCATACTGCCTTCGAGAACTGTCAAGGACTGATTCTCTGTATCCTAAAAGTAGGAGCTTTTTTTTGTAAGGTTAGGAAGGATCAAGGAAAGTTTATGCCCTTGCCCCAAACTCCAAGTCAAGGGATGGGGGATGGGACCTAGACAAGATTAATAGCCAAAGAACATCAAGGTAGAGCTAAAGTGGACTCTGGAGCCTACGTCCTTGGCGAGAGGTGTAACTGTTTGTTGGAATGGTCCAGACGAACAAGAAAACGATCAAAGAAACTGAGTCCGAGGAGGCCATCGATCCCGTCTGGGAGGTTCGGTATGGTATGTATGACCACTTGGACATCATCTCTGCCTGTATTTCCCACACGAATTCTTCGTGCGACACCTAGCTCGGCTTGAACCCTCCCCCCGACAGTAAGGAGGTTAATCGGCGAATTGGCGGTATTTGATCGAATTCCCGCATCAAATGCCAAATCTTCTGAAATGGTTGTAAATGTCGCCCCCGTATCAACTATGAGTCTGGCTTCATGGAAGTCATTCAACTCCACGTTAGCTACCCAAACACCTCCTAAATGTTCCAGGGAAATCACAGAATCCTCTGCTCCAGACGCTATTTGGTCTGATTTGGGAGGAAACGACCGAGTGGGAAGAAGAGATTGGTCTAAAGATAATCGACTGAGAATAGTCTGTCCACCCACCACTGTACCGATCGCTATTACCATAAAGGTAATTAAAAGTTTGTTGGCAGTCCCCAATTCTTAAATTCCTCGATCAAGGAGCAGATTTTAACGCTGGTATCCTTAGGATGGACCTCAGTAGGCTTTTCGGTTGGGACCGAGCAAGCCTTGAAGACTGAGTTGAACATTGGAAATGATAATGGTTTATCTTGATGGGATGGTCTGTGAATTTTATTGACTTTATTGCCGTTGACAGGACTTTCATCGAAGCTAATCCATGCAAGGCAATG
This region includes:
- a CDS encoding (2Fe-2S) ferredoxin domain-containing protein, with translation MPKPKYHILVCTNSRPPGHPKPSCGAAGAQNLLMALNMGLIERGVQPGEVLVTGTTCLGPCESGPNVVVYPTGTWYSQVKDSDVAVILDEHIKKGEPAAQLKPDSVWS
- a CDS encoding gamma-glutamylcyclotransferase family protein, producing the protein MRFFIYADNLNPTQLKRRAPEAQFLFMAYVPDHTIKFGRWSNQWRCGLATIAPSAGERVWGGVFELTQEDVQEMDKFEGDLPEGAFRHVEVHVFTQEGEKEFVSTHVAQSIGKFKAKDHYLDWILAGVKHWKLPDECVDMWNLFRSQ
- a CDS encoding retropepsin-like aspartic protease family protein, which gives rise to MVIAIGTVVGGQTILSRLSLDQSLLPTRSFPPKSDQIASGAEDSVISLEHLGGVWVANVELNDFHEARLIVDTGATFTTISEDLAFDAGIRSNTANSPINLLTVGGRVQAELGVARRIRVGNTGRDDVQVVIHTIPNLPDGIDGLLGLSFFDRFLVRLDHSNKQLHLSPRT